A region from the Actinoplanes sp. OR16 genome encodes:
- a CDS encoding FtsX-like permease family protein, which translates to MRAVLRTQLAGVARRPARMLLTGLAVLVASFVVYATVLAQQITERSVLNGLAGTPEAVDLVVRGGVLDAAQLKRISGLPGVAEATGRAEAGLDVDGEYLSLTADPGTGPLSVITLTEGRMPAGPREIAVTPRTVERLGLTVGATAKADAGTGEAVPLEVVGVVTPRDDFGFQGYAPAATVAALTGYDVLDRIDMRLDGGADPAVVRDEVTTVVAGPVADGEEQPEVVIGADVRLDEAQRAASEVTQVFAVVGAFVAVAVIAAGLIAASTFRIVFAQRLRQLALLRAVGAGRSALGRALAAEGILTGLVAGVVGVAGALAVCHAIPPILGAVGFTVSSPGFPLLPALGTVALAVLITLVAVLAPALSAARVAPLEALRSAATTGAKTGIGALRWITGLVFVLLAGGVAAYVAVNLPGPDPEQYDPLPLLLGVIVSGGLAFVALIALGPALVRPVLAVAGWPLRRLGPVGRLAVGGVGGSTRRAAAVSVVVALGVTLIAGVLVGGASVRTLADRELAGSAPADYELTAAEGTPLPAAIVDSARNSADLTRVTPYRRVDAVTVGGLEDVAATDLSLSALPRLADLDASSGSTDDLKAGSVVLGRFVADLAGLAVGDTAVVTAGKGREARLTVVAVLSDMAPLHSGLLVDPADLTALGAPAGASGVLADAARQGEDARTAGLQALRQASAGQPGAGRPGADQSGFRVTVLADQRDQMNAGLTVLLAVALVLIGLTVLIAIVGVGATTALSVVERVRESGLLRAVGMSRGGLRTMLTTESALYGVIGAALGTLLGVPYAWLAVLATGVNAPLALPVLQLAVVFLALVGLTALAGVLPARRAARVSPVSALGTE; encoded by the coding sequence ATGAGGGCGGTCCTGCGTACCCAGCTGGCAGGGGTGGCCCGGCGGCCCGCCCGCATGCTGCTCACCGGCCTGGCCGTGCTGGTCGCGTCGTTCGTGGTCTACGCGACGGTGCTGGCCCAGCAGATCACCGAGCGCAGTGTGCTGAACGGCCTGGCCGGCACGCCCGAGGCGGTCGATCTGGTGGTCCGCGGCGGCGTCCTGGACGCGGCTCAGCTCAAGAGGATCAGCGGGCTGCCGGGCGTTGCGGAGGCGACCGGCCGCGCGGAGGCGGGCCTCGACGTGGACGGCGAGTACCTCAGCCTGACCGCCGATCCCGGGACCGGCCCGCTCAGCGTGATCACCCTGACCGAGGGAAGGATGCCGGCCGGTCCCCGGGAGATCGCGGTGACGCCACGGACCGTCGAGCGTCTCGGGCTCACCGTCGGCGCGACAGCGAAGGCGGACGCGGGCACCGGCGAGGCGGTGCCCCTCGAGGTGGTCGGCGTGGTCACTCCCCGCGACGACTTCGGCTTTCAGGGGTACGCCCCGGCGGCCACGGTGGCGGCACTGACCGGATACGACGTCCTCGACCGGATCGACATGCGCCTGGACGGCGGTGCGGATCCGGCGGTGGTCCGGGATGAGGTGACGACAGTGGTCGCCGGCCCGGTCGCCGACGGTGAGGAACAGCCGGAGGTGGTCATCGGGGCCGACGTCCGGCTGGACGAGGCGCAGCGGGCGGCGAGCGAGGTGACCCAGGTCTTCGCCGTGGTCGGCGCGTTCGTGGCGGTCGCCGTGATCGCGGCCGGGCTGATCGCCGCCTCCACGTTCCGGATCGTCTTCGCCCAGCGGCTGCGGCAGCTCGCCCTGCTCCGGGCGGTCGGCGCCGGCCGGTCCGCGCTGGGCCGGGCCCTGGCGGCCGAGGGCATTCTGACCGGGCTGGTCGCCGGCGTCGTCGGCGTGGCCGGCGCGCTCGCGGTCTGCCACGCCATCCCGCCGATCCTGGGCGCGGTCGGCTTCACGGTCTCCTCGCCCGGCTTCCCGCTGCTCCCGGCCCTCGGCACGGTCGCCCTGGCCGTGCTGATCACCCTGGTGGCAGTCCTCGCGCCGGCCCTCTCGGCGGCCCGGGTGGCGCCCCTGGAAGCCCTCCGCAGCGCCGCCACGACGGGCGCGAAGACCGGCATCGGCGCGCTGCGCTGGATCACCGGCCTGGTCTTCGTGCTGCTGGCCGGTGGCGTCGCCGCGTACGTCGCGGTGAACCTGCCCGGACCCGACCCGGAGCAGTACGACCCGTTGCCCCTGCTGCTCGGCGTGATCGTCTCCGGTGGTCTCGCGTTCGTGGCGCTCATCGCGCTCGGCCCGGCGCTGGTCCGCCCGGTCCTCGCGGTCGCCGGCTGGCCGCTGCGCCGGCTCGGCCCGGTCGGCCGGCTCGCCGTCGGCGGGGTCGGCGGCAGCACCCGGCGGGCCGCCGCGGTCTCGGTCGTGGTGGCACTCGGTGTCACGCTCATCGCCGGGGTGCTGGTCGGCGGCGCGTCGGTCCGTACCCTCGCCGACCGGGAGCTGGCCGGGTCGGCGCCCGCCGACTACGAGCTCACCGCGGCCGAGGGCACGCCGCTGCCGGCCGCGATCGTGGACAGCGCCCGCAACAGCGCCGACCTGACCCGGGTCACGCCGTACCGGCGGGTCGACGCGGTGACGGTCGGCGGCCTGGAGGACGTGGCGGCGACCGACCTGTCGCTCAGCGCGCTGCCCCGGCTCGCCGACCTGGACGCCTCGTCCGGATCGACCGATGACCTCAAGGCCGGCTCGGTCGTCCTGGGCCGTTTCGTCGCCGACCTGGCCGGCCTCGCCGTCGGCGACACCGCGGTGGTCACAGCGGGTAAGGGTCGCGAGGCCCGGCTCACCGTGGTCGCCGTCCTCTCCGACATGGCGCCGCTGCACTCCGGCCTGCTCGTCGACCCGGCCGACCTCACCGCGCTCGGCGCCCCGGCCGGCGCGAGCGGGGTCCTCGCCGACGCGGCCCGGCAGGGCGAGGACGCCCGGACCGCCGGACTGCAGGCGCTGCGCCAGGCCTCGGCCGGTCAGCCCGGAGCCGGCCGGCCGGGAGCCGATCAGTCGGGATTCCGGGTGACAGTGCTCGCCGACCAGCGTGACCAGATGAACGCCGGGCTGACCGTGCTGCTGGCGGTCGCGCTGGTCCTGATCGGGCTGACCGTGCTCATCGCGATCGTCGGCGTCGGGGCGACGACGGCGCTCTCGGTGGTCGAACGGGTCCGGGAGTCCGGCCTGCTCCGCGCGGTCGGGATGTCCCGCGGCGGGCTGCGCACGATGCTCACGACCGAATCCGCCCTGTACGGGGTGATCGGCGCCGCCCTGGGAACACTGCTCGGTGTCCCGTACGCCTGGCTCGCGGTCCTGGCCACCGGCGTGAACGCGCCGCTCGCCCTGCCGGTGCTGCAGCTGGCCGTGGTCTTCCTGGCCCTGGTCGGGCTGACCGCTCTCGCCGGTGTGCTGCCTGCCCGGCGCGCCGCCCGGGTGAGCCCGGTGAGCGCGCTCGGGACCGAATAG
- a CDS encoding ABC transporter ATP-binding protein → MQTKVVEHTAVAAVDLVKVYGSGDTAVHALDGVTVGFDRGRFTAIMGPSGSGKSTLMHCLAGLDTATSGQVLLGETDLTRQPDRVLTRARRERIGFVFQSFNLLPQLTAQANITLPLDLAGNTPDPELFDRLVTTLGLAGRLGHRPSELSGGQQQRVALARALVSRPEVVFADEPTGNLDSRSGAEVLRLLRDSVRELGQTIVMVTHDPGAAAYADRVVLLADGRLAGEIDRPDIASVTDALQALAAGR, encoded by the coding sequence ATGCAGACGAAGGTGGTTGAACACACGGCGGTAGCCGCCGTGGATCTGGTGAAGGTGTACGGGTCCGGCGACACCGCCGTGCACGCGCTCGACGGTGTCACGGTGGGCTTCGACCGCGGCCGGTTCACCGCGATCATGGGCCCGTCCGGGTCCGGCAAGTCGACGCTCATGCATTGCCTGGCCGGGCTGGACACCGCCACCTCCGGCCAGGTGCTCCTCGGCGAGACCGACCTGACCCGCCAGCCGGACCGGGTCCTCACCCGGGCCCGCCGGGAACGGATCGGGTTCGTCTTCCAGTCCTTCAACCTGTTGCCGCAGCTCACCGCGCAGGCGAACATCACGCTGCCGCTGGACCTGGCCGGCAACACCCCCGATCCGGAGCTGTTCGACCGGCTGGTGACGACACTCGGGCTGGCCGGCCGGCTCGGTCACCGGCCCAGCGAGCTGTCCGGCGGCCAGCAGCAGCGGGTCGCCCTGGCCCGGGCGCTGGTGAGCCGGCCCGAGGTGGTCTTCGCCGACGAGCCGACCGGCAACCTGGACTCCCGGTCCGGCGCCGAGGTGCTGCGGCTGCTGCGCGACTCGGTGCGGGAGCTGGGCCAGACGATCGTGATGGTGACCCATGATCCGGGCGCTGCCGCGTACGCCGACCGGGTCGTGCTGCTCGCCGACGGACGCCTGGCCGGCGAGATCGACCGCCCGGACATCGCGTCGGTGACGGACGCCCTCCAGGCTCTGGCGGCCGGCCGATGA
- a CDS encoding sensor histidine kinase: MLNTFFLRAGQAAALGVLALLGVIDLTSGGIDHAYVPAQVAIAVAVAAVWLPRHRHGSRVLPIAAIAVAGLSLSFTLLLVSRQTLGGVWGLAEAAAFLGVAAVVARHAPPVWAVLACAAVGLAVGTMPLRVGQSSIYVTFGLVQALGIAGAIGAGVTLRTMEGNRRRALDSVRAEQRAEFARDLHDFIAHHVTGIVVQAQGARFIADQDPKRVLVALEQIEQAGAETMASMRRMVGVLRDPQSQPDAPLAPVAGVGDLPALVEQFTAAGDLPARLDTGGDDGTGLPVEISTSAYRVVMEALTNARQHARQATAVDVWLRRTDHQLLLRVANDGPPPRPTGPRDRPGYGLAGLAERVRAVGGRISAGPGVDGGWIVDVALPLP, encoded by the coding sequence ATGCTGAACACGTTCTTCCTCCGCGCCGGTCAGGCCGCCGCCCTCGGCGTGCTGGCCCTGCTCGGCGTCATCGACCTCACCAGCGGCGGGATCGACCACGCGTACGTGCCGGCCCAGGTGGCGATCGCGGTCGCGGTGGCCGCCGTGTGGCTGCCCCGGCACCGGCACGGCTCCCGGGTGCTGCCGATCGCGGCGATCGCGGTGGCCGGCCTGTCGCTGTCGTTCACCCTGCTGCTCGTCTCCCGGCAGACCCTCGGCGGTGTCTGGGGGCTGGCCGAGGCGGCGGCGTTCCTCGGGGTCGCCGCCGTGGTGGCCCGGCACGCCCCTCCCGTGTGGGCGGTGCTCGCCTGCGCGGCGGTCGGCCTGGCCGTCGGCACGATGCCGCTGCGCGTCGGGCAATCCAGCATCTACGTGACGTTCGGGCTGGTTCAGGCTCTCGGCATCGCCGGCGCCATCGGCGCCGGCGTCACCCTGCGGACCATGGAGGGCAATCGGCGCCGGGCCCTTGATTCGGTACGGGCGGAGCAGCGTGCGGAGTTCGCTCGCGACCTGCACGACTTCATCGCCCACCACGTGACCGGGATCGTCGTGCAGGCACAGGGCGCCCGTTTCATCGCCGACCAGGACCCGAAGCGGGTTCTGGTCGCTCTCGAGCAGATCGAGCAGGCCGGCGCCGAGACGATGGCGTCGATGCGGCGGATGGTCGGGGTGCTGCGCGACCCTCAGTCACAACCGGACGCGCCGCTGGCACCGGTCGCCGGGGTCGGTGATCTGCCGGCCCTGGTGGAGCAGTTCACCGCGGCCGGGGACCTGCCGGCCCGGCTCGACACCGGCGGTGACGACGGGACGGGCCTGCCGGTGGAGATCTCCACCTCGGCGTACCGGGTGGTCATGGAGGCCCTGACCAACGCCCGGCAGCACGCGCGGCAGGCGACCGCCGTCGACGTGTGGCTGCGGCGTACCGATCATCAGCTGCTCCTGCGGGTCGCGAACGATGGACCGCCGCCCCGTCCGACCGGCCCGCGTGATCGTCCGGGGTACGGTCTTGCCGGGCTGGCCGAGCGGGTCCGCGCGGTCGGCGGGCGGATCTCCGCCGGTCCCGGCGTCGACGGCGGCTGGATCGTCGACGTGGCCCTGCCGCTTCCCTGA
- a CDS encoding response regulator transcription factor yields the protein MIRVLIADDQAMVRTGFGMIIGAQPDMEVVGEASDGVEAVAAARRLKPDVALFDIRMPKMDGLQALKLLAGPGVPDPVKIVVVTTFDLDEYVHAALRNGAAGFLLKDSGPALLVEAVRAAVSGDALISPSITVRLLKHLATPAQPADDSGLSPRELDVVKLTARGATNAEIATELFISVGTVKTHLGSVHAKLGTRNRVEIAAWAWEHRLVG from the coding sequence GTGATCCGCGTGCTCATCGCCGATGACCAGGCCATGGTCCGGACCGGCTTCGGCATGATCATCGGCGCGCAGCCGGACATGGAGGTCGTCGGCGAGGCCTCGGACGGCGTCGAGGCGGTCGCGGCGGCCCGGCGGCTGAAACCGGACGTGGCGCTCTTCGACATCCGGATGCCGAAGATGGACGGCCTGCAGGCCCTGAAGCTGCTGGCCGGACCGGGCGTGCCGGACCCCGTGAAGATCGTCGTCGTCACCACGTTCGACCTGGACGAATACGTTCATGCGGCCCTGCGCAACGGCGCGGCCGGATTCCTGCTCAAGGACTCCGGCCCGGCCCTGCTCGTCGAGGCGGTCCGCGCCGCCGTCTCCGGGGACGCCCTGATCAGCCCGTCCATCACGGTCCGGCTGCTCAAACACCTCGCCACCCCCGCCCAGCCCGCCGACGACAGCGGCCTGTCCCCGCGCGAGCTGGACGTGGTGAAGCTGACCGCCCGCGGCGCCACGAACGCCGAGATCGCCACCGAGCTGTTCATCTCGGTCGGAACCGTGAAGACGCATCTGGGCAGCGTGCACGCCAAGCTCGGCACCCGGAACCGGGTCGAGATCGCGGCCTGGGCCTGGGAACACCGCCTCGTCGGCTGA